One genomic region from Streptomyces sp. NBC_01431 encodes:
- a CDS encoding AAA family ATPase, with translation MTTYDDRASLTDLTATAERVRRSVESVIEGKPEVVRLSLTVLLAEGHLLIEDVPGVGKTMLAKALARSVDCSVRRIQFTPDLLPSDITGVSIYDQQRRDFEFKPGAIFAQIVIGDEINRASPKTQSALLESMEERQVTIDGQTYELPSPFMVVATQNPVEMEGTYPLPEAQRDRFMARVSMGYPTPEAELQMLDVHGGVSPLDDLQPVAHAHDIVKLVDAVRGVHVADAVRRYAVQLVGATRNHPDLRLGASPRATLHLLRAAKASAALSGREYALPDDVQALAVAVLAHRLLPTAQAQLNRRTAEQVVLEILQHTPVPQAGNPLYGQQPPGARRL, from the coding sequence GTGACGACCTATGACGATCGAGCGAGCCTCACTGATCTGACCGCCACAGCGGAGCGAGTCCGCAGGTCGGTGGAGAGTGTGATCGAGGGCAAGCCCGAGGTCGTACGGCTTTCGCTGACCGTACTGCTGGCGGAAGGGCACCTCCTCATCGAGGACGTGCCCGGCGTGGGCAAGACCATGCTGGCCAAGGCGCTGGCCCGATCGGTGGACTGCTCGGTCCGGCGCATCCAGTTCACGCCGGACCTGCTGCCGTCGGACATCACCGGCGTGTCGATCTACGACCAGCAGCGGCGGGACTTCGAGTTCAAGCCGGGCGCGATCTTCGCGCAGATCGTGATCGGCGACGAGATCAACCGGGCCTCGCCCAAGACGCAGTCCGCACTCCTGGAGTCCATGGAGGAGCGGCAGGTCACCATCGACGGGCAGACCTACGAACTGCCCAGCCCCTTCATGGTCGTCGCCACCCAGAACCCGGTGGAGATGGAGGGCACCTACCCCCTCCCCGAGGCGCAGCGCGACCGCTTCATGGCCCGCGTGTCGATGGGCTACCCGACGCCCGAGGCCGAGCTCCAGATGCTCGATGTGCACGGCGGCGTCTCCCCGCTCGACGACCTGCAACCGGTGGCGCACGCCCATGACATCGTCAAGCTGGTCGACGCGGTCCGCGGCGTGCACGTCGCCGACGCGGTGCGGCGGTACGCGGTGCAGCTGGTCGGCGCGACCCGCAACCACCCGGATCTCAGACTCGGAGCCTCGCCGCGCGCCACGCTCCACCTGCTGCGCGCGGCGAAGGCGTCCGCCGCCCTGAGCGGCCGCGAGTACGCGCTGCCCGACGACGTCCAGGCGCTGGCCGTCGCGGTCCTCGCCCACCGGTTGCTGCCCACCGCGCAGGCCCAGCTCAACCGCCGCACCGCCGAGCAGGTCGTCCTGGAGATCCTCCAGCACACGCCCGTTCCGCAGGCCGGGAACCCGCTGTACGGCCAGCAGCCGCCCGGCGCCCGGCGGCTGTGA
- a CDS encoding beta-class carbonic anhydrase, which produces MSTPAHIPAEPPAPRPHLTVRDGGTVTDRLVEANRTYAKAFKDPGMDARPVLRVAVVACMDARLDLHAALGLELGDCHTIRNAGGVVTDDVIRSLTISQRALGTTSVMLVHHTGCGMESLTEDFRHELENEVGQRPAWAVESFRDADQDVRQSMQRVRTSPFVPHTDDVRGFVFDVTTGLLREIDPVN; this is translated from the coding sequence ATGTCGACTCCTGCGCACATACCCGCGGAGCCTCCTGCGCCGCGTCCGCACCTGACCGTCCGCGACGGAGGTACGGTGACCGACCGGCTGGTCGAGGCCAATCGCACGTACGCCAAGGCGTTCAAAGATCCGGGCATGGATGCCCGCCCGGTGCTCCGGGTGGCCGTCGTGGCCTGCATGGACGCCCGCCTCGATCTGCACGCCGCCCTCGGTCTGGAACTCGGTGACTGCCACACGATCCGCAACGCGGGCGGCGTGGTCACCGACGATGTGATCCGGTCCCTCACCATCAGCCAGCGCGCCCTCGGCACCACCAGCGTCATGCTGGTGCACCACACCGGCTGCGGCATGGAGTCCCTCACCGAGGACTTCCGGCACGAGCTGGAGAACGAGGTGGGCCAGCGGCCGGCCTGGGCCGTGGAGTCGTTCCGCGACGCCGACCAGGACGTACGCCAGTCCATGCAGCGGGTGCGGACGTCGCCGTTCGTGCCGCACACCGATGATGTCCGCGGGTTCGTCTTCGACGTGACGACGGGACTGCTGCGGGAAATCGATCCGGTGAACTGA
- the rsmH gene encoding 16S rRNA (cytosine(1402)-N(4))-methyltransferase RsmH produces MSQRHVPVMLQRCLDMLAPALTEPGAVVVDCTLGLGGHSEALLTRFPEVRLIALDRDKEALRLSGERLAPFGERATLVHAVYDELPDVLERLGTPRVQGVLFDLGVSSMQLDEADRGFAYAQDAPLDMRMDQSTGMSAAEVLNTYPAGELVRILRAYGEEKQAKRIVSAIVREREKEPFSNSARLVELIRDSLPQAAKRTGGNPSKRTFQALRIEVNGELASVERAIPAAVAAITVGGRVAVLSYQSLEDRIVKQVFAAGAANTAPPGLPVVPERYQPRLKLLTRGAELPTEEEIAENRRAAPARLRGVQRIREDV; encoded by the coding sequence TTGAGCCAGCGACACGTCCCGGTGATGCTCCAGCGATGCTTGGACATGTTGGCCCCGGCCCTGACCGAGCCGGGGGCGGTCGTCGTCGACTGCACCCTCGGCCTCGGCGGCCACAGCGAGGCCCTGCTCACCCGGTTCCCCGAGGTGCGCCTGATCGCCCTCGACCGCGACAAGGAGGCCCTGCGCCTGTCCGGCGAGCGCCTCGCCCCCTTCGGCGAGCGGGCCACCTTGGTGCACGCCGTCTACGACGAGCTGCCCGACGTGCTGGAACGCCTGGGCACCCCCCGCGTCCAGGGCGTCCTGTTCGACCTCGGCGTCTCCTCCATGCAGCTCGACGAGGCCGACCGCGGCTTCGCCTACGCCCAGGACGCGCCGCTGGACATGCGCATGGACCAGTCGACCGGGATGAGCGCCGCCGAGGTCCTCAACACCTACCCGGCCGGTGAACTGGTGCGGATCCTGCGCGCGTACGGCGAGGAGAAGCAGGCCAAGCGGATCGTCTCGGCCATTGTCCGCGAGCGCGAGAAGGAGCCGTTCAGCAACAGCGCCCGGCTCGTCGAGCTGATCCGCGACTCGCTGCCGCAGGCCGCCAAGCGCACCGGCGGCAACCCCTCCAAGCGCACCTTCCAGGCGCTGCGCATCGAGGTCAACGGCGAACTCGCCAGCGTGGAGCGGGCGATCCCCGCCGCGGTCGCCGCGATCACGGTGGGCGGCCGGGTCGCGGTGCTCTCCTACCAGTCCCTGGAGGACCGCATCGTCAAGCAGGTGTTCGCGGCCGGCGCCGCCAACACCGCGCCGCCCGGCCTGCCGGTGGTGCCCGAGCGCTACCAGCCGCGGCTCAAGCTCCTCACCCGCGGCGCCGAACTCCCCACGGAGGAGGAGATCGCCGAGAACCGGCGGGCGGCCCCCGCCAGACTCCGCGGGGTCCAGCGGATCAGGGAGGACGTGTGA
- a CDS encoding peptidoglycan D,D-transpeptidase FtsI family protein, protein MSPKEPVRRRVPAPARPRPPARRPAAAKKIKLGSHRPRLRLVSLGLTLVMLAFVARLLQVQAVDASAYAAKAEKNRYASYALPAERGRITDRAGIALATSVDAYDITADPTLFTPEATKIPDAAEQAAALLAPLIGKGQADLTKKLKTPRTRYVVLARRQTPQVWNQIKDLKKVFAEKAAADRAKGGPGANVLAGVLNETSTKRVYPNGDLAAGILGYVNAEGKGGGGLESSLNKELAGTDGKISYAQSGGRRVPTAGTHETPAVPGSDVELTIDRDIQWMAQKAISDQVTASGADRGYVIVQRSDTGEVLAMANAPGFDPNNIAQANSAAMGNAALQDAFEPGSTAKVMSMAAVLEEGVATPETHVVVPNRLQRGDRLFKDDIDHATWNLTLNGVLAKSSNIGTILAVEQLGKTDAQADGVLYSYLRKFGIGSPSGLGFPGETPGILAPASKWSTSQQYTVRFGQGLSLNAMQAASVYSTIANGGVRVEPTMVRGTRGPDGRFTPAPAPKRTRVVSEKTAKSVAEMLESVVGDAEGTGTKAAIPGYRVAGKTGTANRIDPKTGTYKGYTASFAGFAPADNPKITVYCAIQNPTKGSYFGGQICGPIYKQVMEFALKTLQIPPTGAQPPNLPVSFGGND, encoded by the coding sequence GTGAGCCCCAAGGAACCCGTCCGCCGCCGGGTGCCTGCGCCCGCGCGGCCCAGGCCCCCCGCCCGACGCCCCGCGGCCGCCAAGAAGATCAAGCTCGGCAGCCACCGGCCCCGGCTGCGCCTGGTCAGCCTCGGGCTCACCCTGGTCATGCTGGCCTTCGTCGCACGGCTCCTCCAGGTGCAGGCCGTGGACGCCAGCGCCTACGCCGCCAAGGCCGAGAAGAACCGCTACGCCAGTTATGCGCTGCCCGCCGAGCGGGGCCGGATCACCGACCGGGCCGGCATCGCGCTCGCCACCAGCGTCGACGCGTACGACATCACCGCCGACCCCACGCTGTTCACCCCCGAGGCCACCAAGATCCCGGACGCCGCCGAGCAGGCGGCCGCGCTGCTCGCTCCGCTGATCGGCAAGGGCCAGGCGGACCTCACCAAGAAGCTCAAGACCCCCAGGACCCGCTATGTGGTGCTCGCCCGCCGGCAGACCCCGCAGGTCTGGAACCAGATCAAGGACCTGAAGAAGGTCTTCGCCGAGAAGGCCGCCGCCGACCGCGCCAAGGGCGGCCCCGGCGCCAACGTGCTGGCTGGGGTGCTGAACGAGACCAGCACCAAGCGGGTGTACCCGAACGGCGACCTCGCCGCCGGGATACTGGGTTACGTCAACGCCGAGGGCAAGGGCGGCGGCGGCCTGGAGTCGTCCCTGAACAAGGAACTGGCCGGCACCGACGGCAAGATCAGCTACGCCCAGTCCGGCGGCCGCCGGGTGCCCACCGCGGGCACCCACGAGACCCCGGCCGTACCTGGCTCCGACGTCGAGCTGACCATCGACCGGGACATCCAGTGGATGGCCCAGAAGGCGATCTCGGACCAGGTCACCGCGTCCGGCGCCGACCGCGGCTACGTCATAGTGCAGAGGTCCGACACCGGCGAAGTCCTGGCCATGGCGAACGCGCCCGGCTTCGACCCGAACAACATCGCGCAGGCCAACTCCGCCGCCATGGGCAACGCGGCCCTCCAGGACGCCTTCGAACCCGGCTCCACCGCCAAGGTCATGTCCATGGCCGCGGTCCTGGAGGAGGGCGTGGCAACCCCCGAGACCCATGTGGTCGTGCCCAACCGGCTCCAGCGCGGTGACCGCCTCTTCAAGGACGACATCGACCACGCCACCTGGAACCTGACCCTCAACGGCGTGCTCGCCAAGTCCAGCAACATCGGCACGATCCTGGCCGTGGAGCAGCTGGGCAAGACCGACGCCCAGGCCGACGGCGTCCTGTACTCGTATCTGCGGAAGTTCGGCATCGGCTCGCCGAGCGGACTGGGCTTTCCCGGTGAGACCCCGGGCATCCTCGCCCCCGCGAGCAAGTGGTCCACCTCGCAGCAGTACACCGTCCGGTTCGGCCAGGGCCTCTCGCTCAACGCCATGCAGGCGGCCTCGGTCTATTCGACCATCGCCAACGGCGGCGTACGCGTCGAGCCGACCATGGTGCGCGGCACCAGGGGCCCCGACGGGCGCTTCACCCCCGCGCCCGCGCCGAAGCGGACGCGGGTGGTCAGCGAGAAGACCGCCAAGAGCGTCGCCGAGATGCTCGAATCGGTCGTCGGCGACGCCGAGGGCACCGGAACCAAGGCCGCCATCCCCGGCTACCGGGTCGCGGGCAAGACCGGAACCGCCAACCGCATCGACCCCAAGACCGGCACCTACAAGGGCTACACCGCGTCCTTCGCGGGCTTCGCCCCCGCCGACAACCCCAAGATCACCGTTTACTGCGCCATCCAGAACCCCACCAAGGGCAGCTACTTCGGCGGCCAGATCTGCGGACCCATCTACAAGCAGGTCATGGAGTTCGCGCTCAAGACCCTGCAGATCCCCCCGACCGGAGCCCAGCCTCCCAACCTGCCCGTCTCCTTCGGCGGCAACGACTGA
- a CDS encoding UDP-N-acetylmuramoyl-L-alanyl-D-glutamate--2,6-diaminopimelate ligase, producing MTTITQGPGNQDGTQDAVPPSFGDPAGAPGTLTAVPHADQYRTAPKDVPAKQPGAPRPEQARPTSLSELAERLGTSDPGPGEVTGITHDSRAVRPGDLYAALPGARMHGADFAAQAASLGAVAVLTDPAGRERAAATGLPVLVAGDPRGRMGELATEIYGHPGEQLLQIGITGTSGKTTTAYLVEGGLRGAGHATGLIGTVEMRIGDERIKSERTTPEATDLQALFAVMRERGVDAVAMEVSSHALVLGRVDGCVFDVAVFNNLSPEHMEFHSGMEDYFRAKAQLFTPQRARRGVVNYDDEYGRRLVKEAGIDITTFSAEGHPDADWRAEDVQVRQDSSTFTVVGPKGERISATAPLPGPFNVANTLAAVVTLAVAGLDPQTAADGVAAVPGVPGRLERVDAGQPYLAVVDYAHKTDAVESVLRSLRKVTGGKLHIVLGCGGDRDQTKRGPMGAAAARLADTAVLTSDNPRSEDPLAILAAMLAGAAEVPAHERGEVQVFEDRAAAIASAVARAEPGDTVLVAGKGHEQGQDVNGVVRPFDDRLVLRAAIEEKSGMKQ from the coding sequence GTGACAACCATCACCCAGGGCCCTGGGAACCAGGACGGGACCCAGGACGCCGTGCCCCCCTCTTTTGGCGACCCGGCGGGTGCGCCCGGTACGCTCACCGCCGTGCCACACGCTGATCAGTACCGAACCGCCCCGAAGGACGTCCCCGCGAAACAGCCGGGAGCGCCCCGACCGGAACAGGCCCGACCGACCTCGCTCAGCGAGCTGGCCGAGCGACTGGGAACGAGCGACCCAGGGCCGGGAGAGGTCACCGGCATCACACACGACTCCCGGGCGGTACGCCCCGGAGACCTGTACGCCGCCCTCCCCGGTGCCCGGATGCACGGCGCGGACTTCGCGGCGCAGGCCGCGAGCCTGGGTGCCGTCGCCGTCCTCACCGACCCGGCCGGCCGGGAGCGCGCCGCCGCGACCGGACTGCCAGTCCTGGTCGCGGGCGACCCGCGCGGCCGGATGGGGGAGCTCGCCACCGAGATCTACGGACACCCCGGCGAGCAGCTGCTCCAGATCGGCATCACCGGAACCTCCGGCAAGACCACGACCGCCTACCTGGTCGAGGGCGGGCTGCGCGGCGCCGGACACGCCACCGGTCTGATCGGCACGGTCGAGATGCGGATCGGCGACGAGCGCATCAAGTCCGAGCGCACCACCCCCGAAGCAACCGACCTCCAGGCGCTGTTCGCGGTCATGCGCGAGCGCGGTGTCGACGCGGTCGCCATGGAGGTCTCCAGCCACGCCCTGGTGCTCGGCCGGGTCGACGGCTGCGTCTTCGACGTCGCCGTCTTCAACAACCTCAGCCCGGAGCACATGGAGTTCCACTCCGGCATGGAGGACTACTTCCGGGCCAAGGCGCAGCTGTTCACCCCGCAGCGCGCCCGGCGCGGCGTCGTCAACTACGACGACGAGTACGGCCGCAGGCTCGTGAAGGAGGCGGGCATCGACATCACCACGTTCTCCGCCGAGGGCCACCCCGACGCCGACTGGCGGGCCGAGGACGTCCAGGTGCGCCAGGACAGCAGCACCTTCACCGTCGTCGGCCCCAAGGGCGAGCGGATCTCGGCCACCGCCCCGCTGCCGGGCCCGTTCAACGTGGCGAACACCCTCGCCGCCGTCGTCACCCTCGCCGTCGCCGGGCTCGACCCGCAGACCGCCGCCGACGGAGTGGCCGCCGTACCCGGCGTGCCCGGCCGCCTGGAGCGGGTGGACGCGGGCCAGCCCTACCTCGCCGTGGTCGACTACGCCCACAAGACGGACGCCGTCGAATCGGTGCTCCGCTCGCTGCGCAAGGTCACCGGGGGCAAGCTGCACATCGTGCTCGGCTGCGGCGGCGACCGCGACCAGACCAAGCGGGGCCCGATGGGCGCGGCCGCGGCCCGGCTCGCCGACACCGCCGTACTGACCTCCGACAACCCCCGCTCCGAGGACCCCCTCGCGATCCTCGCCGCGATGCTGGCGGGCGCCGCCGAGGTGCCCGCGCACGAGCGGGGTGAGGTCCAGGTCTTCGAGGACCGGGCCGCCGCCATCGCGTCGGCCGTCGCCCGCGCCGAACCCGGCGACACCGTCCTCGTCGCGGGCAAGGGCCATGAACAGGGCCAGGACGTCAACGGAGTGGTCCGCCCCTTCGACGACCGCCTGGTGCTCCGCGCCGCCATCGAAGAAAAGTCAGGGATGAAGCAGTGA
- a CDS encoding UDP-N-acetylmuramoyl-tripeptide--D-alanyl-D-alanine ligase codes for MIALSLAEIAEIVGGQPHDIPDPSVRVTGPVVIDSRQVAAGSLFVAFAGERVDGHDYAQRAIEAGAVAVLAARPLGVPAIVVDDVQAALGALARDVVRRLGTEVVALTGSSGKTSTKDLIAQVLQRHAPTVFTPGSLNNEIGLPLTALTATEETRHLVLEMGARGVGHIRYLTGLTPPSIGLVLNVGTAHIGEFGGREQIALAKGELVESLPENGCAVLNADDPLVRAMAPRTQARVLLFGEADDADVRAENVRLTAAGQPSFRLHTPSGCSDVTLRLYGEHHVSNALAAAAVAHELGMSADEIARALSEAGTLSRWRMEVTERPDGVTVVNDAYNANPESMRAALRALAAMGNGRRTWAVLGPMAELGDESLAEHDAVGRLAVRLNVSKLVAVGGREASWLQLGAYNEGSWGEESVHVSDAQAAVDLLRSELRPGDVVLVKASRSIGLERVALALLEGAAEGEVAAR; via the coding sequence GTGATCGCCCTCTCCCTCGCCGAGATCGCCGAAATCGTCGGCGGGCAGCCGCACGACATACCGGATCCGTCCGTCCGTGTCACCGGGCCTGTTGTCATCGACTCCCGCCAGGTGGCGGCCGGTTCGCTGTTCGTGGCCTTCGCCGGTGAACGCGTCGACGGCCACGACTACGCGCAGCGCGCCATCGAGGCGGGTGCGGTGGCGGTACTGGCGGCCCGCCCGCTCGGCGTGCCCGCGATCGTCGTCGACGACGTACAGGCCGCGCTCGGTGCGCTGGCCCGCGACGTCGTGCGCCGGCTCGGCACCGAAGTCGTCGCCCTGACCGGCTCGTCCGGCAAGACCTCCACCAAGGACCTGATCGCGCAGGTGCTCCAGCGCCACGCGCCGACGGTGTTCACGCCGGGCTCCCTCAACAACGAGATCGGTCTGCCGCTGACCGCGCTCACCGCCACCGAGGAGACCAGGCACCTGGTCCTGGAGATGGGCGCGCGCGGCGTCGGCCACATCCGCTACCTCACCGGTCTGACCCCGCCAAGCATCGGCCTCGTACTGAACGTCGGGACCGCCCACATCGGCGAGTTCGGCGGCCGGGAGCAGATCGCCCTGGCCAAGGGCGAGTTGGTGGAGTCGCTGCCCGAAAACGGCTGCGCCGTCCTGAACGCGGACGACCCCCTCGTCCGGGCCATGGCTCCCCGAACCCAGGCGCGCGTGCTGCTCTTCGGGGAAGCGGACGACGCCGACGTACGTGCCGAAAACGTTCGGCTCACAGCGGCCGGACAGCCCTCCTTCAGGCTTCACACACCCTCCGGGTGCAGCGATGTGACGTTGCGCCTGTACGGTGAGCACCACGTGTCGAACGCGCTCGCCGCGGCCGCCGTCGCCCATGAGCTGGGCATGTCCGCAGACGAGATCGCCCGCGCGCTCTCCGAGGCGGGCACCCTCTCCCGTTGGCGTATGGAGGTCACCGAGCGTCCGGACGGTGTGACGGTCGTCAATGACGCCTACAACGCGAACCCCGAGTCCATGCGAGCCGCTCTGCGCGCGCTCGCGGCCATGGGCAACGGGCGCAGAACGTGGGCGGTGCTCGGTCCGATGGCCGAGCTGGGCGACGAGTCGCTCGCCGAGCACGACGCGGTCGGACGGCTCGCCGTCCGGCTCAACGTCAGCAAGCTCGTGGCAGTCGGGGGCCGGGAGGCGTCCTGGCTGCAACTGGGCGCATATAACGAGGGTTCGTGGGGTGAGGAGTCGGTGCACGTGTCCGACGCACAGGCGGCCGTCGACCTGCTGCGCAGTGAGCTGCGCCCGGGAGACGTCGTGCTGGTGAAGGCGTCCAGGTCGATCGGCCTGGAGCGGGTGGCACTGGCGCTGCTCGAAGGCGCCGCCGAGGGTGAGGTCGCCGCCCGATGA
- the mraY gene encoding phospho-N-acetylmuramoyl-pentapeptide-transferase, whose product MRQILFAGAIGLFLTLVGTPLLIKLLARKGYGQFIRDDGPRGHAGKKGTPTMGGIAFILATLIAYALTKVITSEDPTFSGLLVLFLTAGMGMVGFLDDYIKIVKQRSLGLRAKAKMAGQLIVGIAFAVLALQFADARGNTPASTKLSFINDFGWSVGPVIFVVWALFMILAMSNGVNLTDGLDGLATGASVMVFGAYTFIGLWQFQESCANAQTLTNPNACFEVRDPLDLAVVASALMGSCFGFLWWNTSPAKIFMGDTGSLALGGALAGLAICSRTEFLIALLGGLFVLITMSVVIQVGSFKMTGKRVFRMAPLQHHFELKGWSEVLVVVRFWIIQGMCVIVGLGLFYAGWAADK is encoded by the coding sequence ATGAGGCAGATCCTCTTCGCGGGAGCCATTGGTCTGTTCCTGACCCTGGTCGGTACCCCGCTGCTGATCAAGCTGCTCGCCCGCAAGGGCTACGGCCAGTTCATCCGCGACGACGGCCCGCGCGGCCACGCCGGGAAGAAGGGCACACCCACCATGGGTGGCATCGCCTTCATCCTGGCCACGCTGATCGCGTACGCGCTGACCAAGGTGATCACCAGCGAGGACCCGACCTTCTCGGGTCTGCTCGTGCTCTTCCTGACCGCCGGCATGGGCATGGTCGGGTTCCTCGACGACTACATCAAGATCGTCAAGCAGCGTTCGCTGGGCCTGCGGGCCAAGGCGAAGATGGCCGGACAGCTGATCGTCGGCATCGCCTTCGCGGTGCTCGCCCTCCAGTTCGCCGACGCCCGCGGCAACACCCCGGCCTCCACCAAGCTGTCGTTCATCAACGACTTCGGCTGGTCGGTCGGACCGGTCATCTTCGTGGTGTGGGCGCTGTTCATGATCCTCGCGATGTCGAACGGCGTGAACCTGACGGACGGTCTGGACGGCCTGGCCACCGGCGCGTCCGTGATGGTCTTCGGTGCGTACACCTTCATCGGCCTGTGGCAGTTCCAGGAGTCGTGCGCCAACGCGCAGACCCTGACCAACCCCAACGCCTGCTTCGAGGTGCGCGATCCGCTCGACCTCGCGGTCGTCGCCTCCGCCCTGATGGGCTCCTGCTTCGGCTTCCTGTGGTGGAACACCTCGCCCGCCAAGATCTTCATGGGCGACACCGGCTCCCTGGCGCTCGGCGGCGCGCTCGCCGGCCTGGCGATCTGCTCCCGTACGGAGTTCCTGATCGCCCTGCTCGGCGGCCTGTTCGTGCTGATCACCATGTCCGTGGTCATCCAGGTCGGCTCGTTCAAGATGACCGGCAAGCGGGTCTTTCGGATGGCACCGCTCCAGCACCACTTCGAACTCAAGGGGTGGTCCGAAGTCCTTGTGGTGGTCCGCTTCTGGATCATCCAGGGCATGTGCGTGATCGTGGGCCTCGGTCTCTTCTACGCGGGATGGGCAGCGGACAAGTGA
- the murD gene encoding UDP-N-acetylmuramoyl-L-alanine--D-glutamate ligase yields MGSGQVSTTWQGKRVTVAGLGVSGMPVARVLKDLGAVVTAVNEGADERSRVQAAELEAQGITVRLGDGDTLPEGTELVVTTPGWRPDKPLFTAAAEAGVPVWGDVELAWRLRDLDGRTPAPWLAITGTNGKTTTTRMLASILEAAGLRTAAVGNIGVSLLDVVLGEEQYDVLAVELSSYQLHWAPSLRAHSAAVLNLAPDHLDWHGSMEAYVADKGRIYEGNTIACVYNAEDKATEDLVREADVEEGCRAIGFTLATPGPSQLGVVDGILVDRAFVQNRQKNAQELAEVADVNPPAPHNIANALAAAALARAFGVEPKAVRDGLRAFRPDAHRIEHVADVAGVAYVDDSKATNTHAAEASLAAYDPIVWIAGGLAKGASFDELVQRSAKRLRGVVLIGAERHLIAEALARHAPEVPVVDLDRTDTGAMSAAVREAAGLAEPGDTVLMAPACASMDMFANYNKRGEAFAEAVRELAAGHA; encoded by the coding sequence ATGGGCAGCGGACAAGTGAGCACCACCTGGCAGGGCAAGCGCGTGACGGTGGCCGGTCTCGGGGTCTCGGGGATGCCGGTGGCCCGGGTCCTCAAGGACCTCGGCGCCGTCGTCACGGCCGTCAACGAGGGCGCCGACGAGCGCTCGCGCGTGCAGGCCGCCGAGCTTGAGGCGCAGGGCATCACCGTGCGCCTCGGCGACGGGGACACCCTGCCCGAGGGCACCGAGCTGGTCGTCACCACGCCCGGCTGGCGGCCCGACAAGCCGCTGTTCACGGCGGCCGCCGAGGCGGGCGTGCCGGTCTGGGGCGATGTCGAACTGGCCTGGCGGCTGCGGGACCTGGACGGACGCACACCCGCGCCCTGGCTCGCGATCACCGGCACCAACGGCAAGACCACCACCACCCGGATGCTCGCCTCGATCCTGGAGGCGGCCGGGCTGCGCACCGCCGCCGTCGGCAACATCGGCGTCTCGCTGCTCGACGTCGTCCTCGGCGAGGAGCAGTACGACGTGCTCGCGGTCGAGCTGTCCAGCTACCAGTTGCACTGGGCGCCCTCGCTGCGCGCCCACTCCGCCGCCGTGCTCAACCTGGCCCCGGACCACCTCGACTGGCACGGCTCCATGGAGGCGTACGTCGCCGACAAGGGCCGGATCTACGAGGGCAACACCATCGCCTGCGTGTACAACGCGGAGGACAAGGCGACCGAGGACCTGGTGCGCGAGGCCGACGTGGAGGAGGGCTGCCGCGCGATCGGCTTCACCCTCGCCACCCCCGGCCCCTCCCAACTCGGTGTGGTCGACGGCATCCTGGTCGACCGGGCCTTCGTGCAGAACCGGCAGAAGAACGCGCAGGAGCTCGCCGAGGTCGCCGACGTCAACCCGCCGGCCCCGCACAACATCGCCAACGCGCTCGCCGCCGCCGCCCTGGCCCGCGCCTTCGGCGTCGAGCCCAAGGCGGTACGGGACGGCCTGCGGGCGTTCCGTCCGGACGCGCACCGCATCGAGCACGTCGCGGACGTGGCCGGCGTCGCCTACGTCGACGACTCCAAGGCCACCAACACCCATGCCGCCGAGGCCTCCTTGGCGGCGTACGACCCGATCGTCTGGATCGCCGGGGGACTGGCCAAGGGCGCCTCCTTCGACGAGTTGGTGCAGCGCTCCGCGAAGCGGCTGCGCGGGGTCGTGCTGATCGGTGCCGAACGCCACCTGATCGCCGAAGCCCTGGCGCGACACGCCCCCGAGGTCCCGGTGGTGGACCTCGACCGGACGGACACTGGGGCGATGTCCGCGGCGGTCCGCGAGGCGGCAGGGCTCGCCGAGCCGGGGGACACCGTACTGATGGCCCCGGCCTGCGCCTCGATGGACATGTTCGCGAACTACAACAAGCGCGGCGAGGCCTTCGCGGAGGCGGTCCGCGAACTCGCCGCCGGGCACGCCTAG